The sequence TCCTGGAGGTCGACGAGGTTCTTCGGGTCGAGCGGGTTGGCCTCGTGGTTGGGGAAGGTGCCGTCGAGCTCGAAGTACATCGGCACCAGGTCGATCGGCAGGCCGTCCAGGACGGTCGGCACAGTGTGGCCGCCCATCCCGTTCCCCGCGTCCACGACGACCTTCAGCGGGCGGATGCCGGACAGGTCGACCAGGGAGCGCAGGAAGCCCGCGTAGTCGCCGAGGACGTCGCGGGTGGTGATGGTGCCCGGGGTGGCGGCGCCGGCCGGCAGCCCGGTCGCGGACCACTGCTCGGCCAGGTCGCGGATCTCGGCGAGGCCGGTGTCCTGGCCGACGGGTGCGGCACCGGCCCGGCACATCTTGATGCCGTTGTACCGGGCGGGGTTGTGGCTGGCGGTGAACATCGCGCCGGGCAGGTCGAGACGGCCGCTGGCGAAGTACAGCTCGTCGGTGGAGCACAGGCCGATCTCGGTCACGTCCGCGCCCCTGGAGGCGGCGCCACGCGCGAAGGCGTGGGACAGCCCGGGCGAGGAAGGCCGCATGTCGTGGCCGACGACGACGGCGGTGGCGCCGGTGACCGTGGCGAAAGCGGCGCCGAAGACCTCGGCGAGCGGCTCGTCCCACTGGTCGGGGACGACTCCGCGGATGTCGTACGCCTTGATGATCTGCGACAGGTCGGGTGACGCCGAAGAACCCGATGATTGGGGCACTGCACACCTTTGCGTTACGGTCCCGGGCGGTCCGGTCCGGACAACCTATCCGAGACGCGGTCCGGGGCCGGCGGGCCTACTGGTCCGGTGACCGCAGGACCCGCAGGTGCCCGCGCCGGGCGACCTCCACCGGGTCGATGTCGCGCGCGGTGGCCGCACCGCCCTGGCCGCGTTCGTGCGGGCGGGCCGCTTCCCTGACCGCGTTGGCGAGGGCTTCGAGGTCGTCGCCGCTGGGCCGGACCGGGCCGGTGTCGGTGGCCAGGCGGACGACCTCCCAGCCGCGCGGCGCGGTGAGCCGCTCGGAGTGCTCCGAGCACAGGTCGTAGCAGTGGGGTTCGGCGTACGTGGCCAGCGGGCCGAGCACGGCTGTGGAGTCCGCGTAGACGTACGTCAGTGTCGCGACGGCGGGGCGGCCGCAAGCGGTGCGCGAACAGCGACGTACAGGGCTCACGAGGTTGGACGGTACCGCACTCTTGAGCGGGCCGCGACGACTCTCCGCCAGGTCACCCGGTCGTGTCGCTCGGCGCCGTTCGGGGCCGGCTACGCCGGATGTACGAGGCTGACCTGCGGCAACCGTCGGAGCGCCAGAAGCGGATACCGAGAGTAACGCTCTGGCCGCCGTCGTCACGTGCGTCGGGTTCGCATGCCGGCTGGCGGATATCCGTCACTTCTGTGGCCCGATCCGGTCCCAACGGGAAACGTATCCGGCAGTAACCGGTCACTGTCGCGGTCGCAGACGCGGCTCCCGGCCGGGGCGCGGCTCGCCCGTACGGCGGGCCGGGCGCGGGTGGAGGTGACGCCCTGCTGTGCGTACCCGTCTCGGGGGCTAGGCTCACGCTGATGGACAGTTCGGCCCCCACTCCCCCGCCCCAGCCCGCGCCTCGGCCGCGGCACCGCGACCGCCACGGCCGCGGCATGCGCGGGCCCATCGCGCCCCCGCAGGTGCCGCTCGCGCTCAGCCGGGCCGACGCCTTCGACGACCTGGTGCGCGATGCCGCCGACCGGTTGGAGCGGCGCTGGCCGCAGCTGGCCGACGTGGAGTTCGCCGTGCAGGACGTTCCCTGGCCGCAGGACACTCCGCCGTCCGACGACGACCCGGTGCCGCTCGGGCGGCTGATCGGCGCGGCGAAGGACCGGCCGAGCCGGATCGTGGTCTACCGCCGCCCGGTGGAGATCCGCGCCAAGGGCCGCGACGAGCGGGCGCTGCTGGTGCACGAGATCGTCGTCGAGCAGGTCGCCGAGCTGCTGGGGCTGTCGCCGGAGAACGTCGACCCCAAATACGGCGAGGAGTGAGCGCCGCCTTCACACCCTGGGTGCGAAGGCGGCACGACGGCGCCTGCAACCCTAGGACGCCAGGCGCCCCAGGAGGCCAAGCACCCTAGGCCGTCACGCACCCCCGGAGGCCAGGCGCCCAAGGCGGTCACGCACCCCCGGGAGCCAGGCGCCCCAGGACGCTAGTGCTGAAGGACGCGCAGGTCGGATGCGGCCTGCGGCACGTCGACCATCCCCTGGTCGTCCGGCATCGGCTGGATCGTGAACATCGGCACCCCGTCGAGCGGCAGCGCCAGCATCCGTGACGCGTACAACTGCCCGCCGGACAGCCGCTGCACGGTCACCGCGTAGGAGCCCTTGAGGCCGGAGGGCTCCGGGGGGGCCATGGACAGGGTCGAGCCCGCCTTGACGGTGACCGTCTTGCCGGCCCCGGTGCCCGCGGTGGAGCCCGCCGAGGAGGTGATCTTCACGCTGACGTCCTTGCCGGTGGCGGTCAGGGCGAGCGTGGAGCCCTTGGCGCGGTTGTCGGCGACGGTCGCCTGCCGGTCGATCGGGCTGGTCGCGGGCAGGAAGGCGATCTCCTGCTTGCTGCCCTTGCCGCGGGTGATCCGCAGCGCGGCCACCACCGGTACCGGGGAGTGCGAGGTGCTCGATCCGATGACCAGGGACCCGGCGTCGCCCTTGGTGAGGTCCCCGAGGTCGACGGCCGTGGTCATGCCGCTCCTCACGTGCAGCGTCTCGTGGCCGGCCGGGGTGATCGAGCCGGTGGAGGTGGCGAGCTTCAGCGTCAGGTCGGCGTCGTCGGAGCCGGGCGCATAGGCGATCAGGCGGACGTCGGTGGCGTCGGCGGGGATGCCCGGCATGACGAGGTCGCCGGCGGGCTGGGCGGCGGCCGGCAGCCAGTCGGTGCCGGCCTTGTTGTCGGTGGCCTGCACGGCCGCGCCGACCCGGCCGCTGCGCGCGACGACGTGCACGGTCAGGTCCTGGACCTTGTCGGCGATGAGCGTGGACAGAAGCACCGGCTTGGAGCTGTTGCCCGGGACCGTGATGCCGTCCCCGGTCGAGCCCTTGAGCTGGCCGTCCTTGCCGTACAGGTCGACATCCACCACGGCGGGGGTCTCGTCGGGGTTGACCAGGTGGACGTAGTCCTGGCGGCCGTCCTGGGTGCTGGCACCGGGGAACCAGAACTCGCTGTCGGGGGCGACACACGAGGTGCCGAGCAGGCCGCGGCCGGGGCCGTCGCTCACGACGGTCGTCTGCTGCACGCTCCACCCGGGCGCCAGGGGGCCGTTCGC comes from Streptomyces sp. NBC_00448 and encodes:
- a CDS encoding DUF5719 family protein, with amino-acid sequence MNRSTLSLAGAVVALAVLTGAASMTGGDDSHTAPAASASRLPVQRSTLLCPEPSTSEFADTTYTSFTPPGSGSGTGASGGDATLLPATPKPKALKPLTSTGKPVTSSTDKSDSPALIGTANGPLAPGWSVQQTTVVSDGPGRGLLGTSCVAPDSEFWFPGASTQDGRQDYVHLVNPDETPAVVDVDLYGKDGQLKGSTGDGITVPGNSSKPVLLSTLIADKVQDLTVHVVARSGRVGAAVQATDNKAGTDWLPAAAQPAGDLVMPGIPADATDVRLIAYAPGSDDADLTLKLATSTGSITPAGHETLHVRSGMTTAVDLGDLTKGDAGSLVIGSSTSHSPVPVVAALRITRGKGSKQEIAFLPATSPIDRQATVADNRAKGSTLALTATGKDVSVKITSSAGSTAGTGAGKTVTVKAGSTLSMAPPEPSGLKGSYAVTVQRLSGGQLYASRMLALPLDGVPMFTIQPMPDDQGMVDVPQAASDLRVLQH
- a CDS encoding phosphomannomutase/phosphoglucomutase, with protein sequence MPQSSGSSASPDLSQIIKAYDIRGVVPDQWDEPLAEVFGAAFATVTGATAVVVGHDMRPSSPGLSHAFARGAASRGADVTEIGLCSTDELYFASGRLDLPGAMFTASHNPARYNGIKMCRAGAAPVGQDTGLAEIRDLAEQWSATGLPAGAATPGTITTRDVLGDYAGFLRSLVDLSGIRPLKVVVDAGNGMGGHTVPTVLDGLPIDLVPMYFELDGTFPNHEANPLDPKNLVDLQEKVRETGADLGLAFDGDADRCFAVDERGEPVSPSAVTALVAARELAKHPGAAVIHNLITSRSVPEVIAEHGGTAVRTRVGHSFIKQRMAQTGAVFGGEHSAHYYFREFWNADTGMLAALHLLAALGSQEGSLSALVASYDRYAGSGEINSTVADQAGRTAAVRAAFSAEEGVSFDELDGLTVSTPDWWFNLRASNTEPLLRLNVEARDAATVGLLRDRVLAIVRG
- a CDS encoding DUF3499 domain-containing protein produces the protein MAESRRGPLKSAVPSNLVSPVRRCSRTACGRPAVATLTYVYADSTAVLGPLATYAEPHCYDLCSEHSERLTAPRGWEVVRLATDTGPVRPSGDDLEALANAVREAARPHERGQGGAATARDIDPVEVARRGHLRVLRSPDQ
- a CDS encoding metallopeptidase family protein, with translation MDSSAPTPPPQPAPRPRHRDRHGRGMRGPIAPPQVPLALSRADAFDDLVRDAADRLERRWPQLADVEFAVQDVPWPQDTPPSDDDPVPLGRLIGAAKDRPSRIVVYRRPVEIRAKGRDERALLVHEIVVEQVAELLGLSPENVDPKYGEE